From the genome of Nodosilinea sp. FACHB-141, one region includes:
- a CDS encoding glycosyltransferase family 2 protein, which produces MSLTFSVVTPSYNQGQFIERTIQSVLTQSGVAIEYTICDGGSTDETVNILKRYKDRLRWVSEPDDGQADAVNKGVAMTHGDIIAWLNSDDIYYPNALAKVATVFEANPALDIVYGEADWIGKNDEVLKAFPTEPWRYNRLKEACFLCQPAVFFKRSVVDRYGGLDKTLQYCMDYELWLRFGQHTDFYFLPEKLAGSRMYASNKTMGQALVAHGEINHMLEAKLGVIPANWLLGYALVKVEKTYGISRYDRNQTHRFVRLLVQFSCQELMAHNPLAFFKIAPKMIFWFLVPDRAWFRREDILALV; this is translated from the coding sequence ATGTCGCTTACGTTTAGTGTCGTTACTCCCTCCTATAATCAAGGGCAATTTATTGAAAGAACGATTCAGAGCGTGCTGACGCAATCTGGGGTGGCGATTGAGTACACGATTTGCGATGGTGGTAGCACTGATGAAACTGTCAATATCCTGAAGCGTTACAAAGACCGACTGAGGTGGGTTAGCGAGCCAGATGATGGCCAAGCCGATGCGGTTAATAAAGGGGTGGCCATGACTCATGGCGATATTATTGCCTGGTTAAACTCTGATGATATCTATTACCCCAATGCTCTGGCGAAGGTGGCGACGGTATTTGAGGCAAACCCCGCTCTGGATATCGTCTACGGTGAGGCCGACTGGATTGGAAAAAATGATGAGGTTTTAAAGGCATTTCCCACAGAGCCGTGGCGGTACAACCGCCTCAAGGAGGCCTGCTTCCTTTGCCAACCGGCGGTGTTTTTTAAGCGCTCTGTGGTAGATCGCTACGGTGGGCTAGACAAGACTCTACAGTACTGTATGGATTATGAACTGTGGCTTCGCTTTGGGCAGCACACAGACTTTTATTTTTTACCCGAAAAGCTTGCAGGCTCCAGAATGTACGCCTCGAACAAAACTATGGGCCAAGCCCTAGTGGCCCATGGCGAGATCAACCATATGCTTGAGGCTAAGCTGGGGGTGATTCCAGCTAACTGGCTGCTGGGCTATGCTTTAGTCAAGGTAGAAAAGACCTATGGTATTAGCCGTTACGACCGTAACCAAACCCACCGCTTTGTGCGCCTACTAGTGCAGTTTTCTTGCCAGGAGCTAATGGCACACAATCCGCTGGCTTTCTTCAAAATCGCTCCCAAGATGATCTTTTGGTTTCTGGTTCCTGACCGAGCCTGGTTTAGGCGTGAAGACATTTTGGCGCTGGTCTAG
- a CDS encoding class I SAM-dependent methyltransferase: MTTWTEQQHFLNEDHHSIFEKTKDIPGWQEPGDSYKLYEMGYRNGDVILEIGTYSGRSAVVELEGALANPDRSIKPQYFGIDLDIDGVLRTADTLEKFNLADYCLLFHGTLNSFVKKFSIQPTMVFVDADHRYEGVKSDLLLLKDYLVAGTPVLCHDYANPENETGEMGVRQAVNEFIREGYAEFVGTFGCSAFLLTTNQCGGVARPRLSAQEFSGCKADAAIGQDLHQVKIELEQAQFRIQQVKTELEQAQSRIQQVKTELEQAQSRIQAMESSKFWKMRLAWLKVKKIFGVLEKNKNGFIE; this comes from the coding sequence ATGACTACTTGGACTGAACAACAGCACTTTCTCAACGAAGATCACCATAGCATTTTTGAGAAGACAAAAGATATTCCAGGCTGGCAGGAGCCTGGAGATTCCTATAAGCTCTACGAAATGGGTTACAGGAATGGGGATGTAATTTTGGAGATTGGGACTTACAGTGGTCGATCTGCGGTTGTGGAGTTGGAAGGTGCCCTAGCAAATCCAGATCGCTCTATCAAGCCCCAATATTTTGGTATTGACTTAGATATCGATGGTGTTTTGAGAACAGCTGATACCCTCGAAAAATTTAATTTGGCGGATTATTGCCTTTTATTCCATGGAACGCTCAATAGTTTTGTTAAAAAATTTTCCATTCAACCCACAATGGTTTTTGTGGACGCTGATCATCGATATGAAGGTGTTAAAAGCGACTTACTATTGCTCAAAGATTATCTAGTGGCTGGAACACCAGTTCTGTGTCATGACTACGCCAACCCTGAAAATGAAACAGGTGAAATGGGAGTCAGGCAGGCCGTCAATGAGTTTATTCGAGAAGGCTATGCTGAGTTTGTTGGAACGTTTGGTTGTTCCGCTTTCTTACTAACAACAAATCAATGTGGTGGAGTAGCTAGGCCAAGACTAAGCGCACAGGAATTTTCAGGATGTAAAGCTGATGCAGCTATAGGCCAGGATTTACACCAAGTTAAGATTGAACTTGAGCAAGCTCAATTTCGTATTCAGCAAGTTAAGACTGAACTCGAGCAAGCTCAATCTCGTATTCAGCAAGTTAAGACTGAACTCGAGCAAGCTCAATCTCGTATTCAAGCAATGGAGTCTAGTAAGTTTTGGAAGATGAGATTAGCTTGGTTAAAAGTAAAGAAAATATTTGGAGTTTTGGAGAAAAATAAGAATGGATTTATCGAATAG
- a CDS encoding glycosyltransferase family 1 protein: MVRVVVDATPVLPKPSGVGLYVLNLLWALRSLQSTENFSLGVAYQPSLKNWLRGNLALPEAIAVHDDVAVLPLPVRLLNLLAQAPKNPILGQLEHRFGQPDVYHGTNYAVYPCRYSQRVMTIYDLSFLRYPEYVTAVVRTYSQRVRQCLDWTDLVVTISESSKRDIVELLGVPPELVWVTPLASRYADDAQASSDVVKAVDLGDRPYILFVSTLEPRKNVVRLIQAFDRLKTQHQIDHQLVLVGQKGWQFEPIFEAIAASPWRHHIRHLDYLSDAEVAYCYQNADVFAYPSLYEGFGLPVLEAMTLGCPVVTANTSSLPEVAGDAALLIDPTSVEDLAEALERVVGDRPLRQTMIAKGYQQAAQFSWTRTAKSTLAAYRSLL, encoded by the coding sequence ATGGTCAGAGTTGTAGTAGATGCTACCCCTGTTTTGCCTAAGCCTAGCGGGGTGGGGCTATACGTACTAAATCTGCTGTGGGCGCTGCGATCGCTGCAATCAACTGAAAACTTTAGCCTCGGCGTTGCTTATCAACCCAGTCTGAAGAACTGGCTACGAGGGAATCTGGCTCTGCCTGAGGCGATTGCAGTCCATGACGATGTGGCTGTCTTACCCCTGCCGGTGCGCTTGCTTAACCTGCTGGCCCAGGCACCTAAAAATCCGATTTTGGGGCAGCTAGAGCATCGTTTTGGTCAGCCCGATGTCTACCACGGCACTAACTATGCGGTTTATCCTTGTCGGTATAGCCAGCGAGTGATGACGATTTACGACTTGTCATTCCTGCGCTATCCCGAATATGTGACTGCCGTGGTGCGCACCTATAGCCAGCGGGTGCGGCAGTGCCTGGATTGGACTGACCTAGTGGTGACAATTTCGGAAAGCTCGAAGCGCGACATTGTGGAGCTGTTAGGGGTGCCGCCGGAGCTGGTGTGGGTGACACCTTTAGCTAGCCGCTACGCCGATGATGCTCAGGCAAGTAGCGATGTTGTAAAAGCGGTTGATTTGGGCGATCGCCCCTATATTCTTTTTGTCAGCACCCTAGAACCTCGCAAGAATGTGGTTCGTTTGATTCAAGCTTTTGATCGGCTGAAGACTCAGCACCAAATTGACCATCAACTGGTGCTAGTAGGTCAAAAAGGATGGCAGTTTGAGCCGATTTTTGAAGCGATCGCCGCCTCACCCTGGCGGCACCACATTCGTCATCTCGACTATCTCTCCGATGCTGAGGTGGCCTACTGCTACCAAAATGCTGATGTGTTTGCCTACCCTTCGCTCTATGAGGGGTTCGGCCTGCCGGTGCTGGAGGCCATGACCCTAGGCTGTCCGGTGGTCACGGCTAATACGTCGTCTCTACCCGAGGTGGCCGGTGATGCGGCGCTGTTGATAGACCCTACCAGCGTAGAAGACTTGGCTGAGGCGCTGGAGCGGGTGGTTGGCGATCGCCCCTTGCGCCAGACCATGATCGCCAAGGGCTACCAGCAGGCGGCTCAGTTTTCCTGGACTCGTACGGCTAAATCGACCCTGGCGGCCTATCGTTCACTACTATAG
- a CDS encoding glycosyltransferase family 2 protein, with protein MLPSQSQSKPDDIKQLQNQLQEKEATIIHLQQALASVQLSRSALTHETRTLQQELAYLSTTKASIRKLFKATLQRIKAYDLVYRNYKIFVPLYNFFFRDQWRPATLTSALQDASLGQESPPDTQSNAQPTLQKLTFPSKGIGSNIDTETLLVRTTVVARALGIKINGESDLPKLEYLSALIAKTQHALCIKPNQQILPLLQAITQAGGQVTCFDCSFPEIANFANYNIRAIADTLESWLVNSYTYTLKNCDLLCLSSDTSSNSLLFLKGHLTSQTRIITFPAMINSEFDWVPGEKLPSTLNFYEAPAESWIDPFANQALNKNYAWPWNYPTAQIPEGLPSGYKFPKISIITVTFNQGAFLEETIRSVLMQGYPNLEYIVIDGGSTDNTPVILDRYRHELTYCVSEPDQGQANALNKGFSHATGDILAWLNSDDYYLPGTLMRVAQAFKIYESDIVTGGCRLYHDYNPELSTIHHDQMPIGQVVPLSLEKLLDIDNCWLKGYFFYQPEVFWTRDIWERSGARLKEDLFYSMDYEMWLRMARAGAKVIHIPDVLVNYRVHKAQKTYGEVLPYLPELREVSKQFSQHL; from the coding sequence ATGCTGCCGAGTCAAAGTCAATCCAAACCAGATGACATCAAACAACTGCAAAACCAATTGCAAGAAAAAGAAGCGACTATCATTCACCTACAACAAGCACTTGCATCTGTTCAGTTGTCTCGTTCAGCTTTGACCCATGAGACCCGTACCCTACAACAGGAGCTAGCTTATCTTTCAACAACTAAAGCCTCTATTCGCAAACTATTCAAGGCAACTTTACAGAGAATTAAGGCCTATGACTTGGTTTATAGAAACTATAAAATATTTGTTCCCCTTTACAACTTTTTCTTCCGCGATCAATGGCGGCCAGCCACCCTTACTAGCGCTCTTCAAGATGCTTCATTAGGGCAGGAGAGCCCTCCCGACACCCAATCTAACGCTCAGCCAACATTGCAGAAATTGACATTTCCCAGCAAGGGAATCGGCTCTAACATTGACACAGAAACACTGTTGGTCAGAACAACAGTCGTAGCTAGGGCTTTGGGCATTAAAATCAACGGTGAGTCCGATCTACCAAAACTGGAGTACTTATCCGCACTAATTGCCAAAACACAGCACGCTCTCTGCATAAAGCCCAATCAACAGATTTTGCCACTCTTGCAAGCAATCACCCAAGCTGGAGGTCAGGTTACCTGTTTTGACTGTAGCTTCCCGGAAATTGCAAATTTCGCCAACTACAACATACGTGCAATTGCAGACACCTTAGAAAGTTGGTTGGTAAACTCCTATACTTATACCCTTAAGAACTGTGATTTGCTCTGCCTTAGCAGTGACACCTCATCAAACAGTCTTCTATTTCTAAAAGGACACCTTACGTCTCAGACTCGGATCATTACCTTTCCTGCCATGATTAACTCAGAATTTGATTGGGTCCCTGGTGAAAAACTACCTTCAACTTTAAACTTCTACGAAGCTCCAGCTGAGAGTTGGATTGATCCGTTTGCGAATCAGGCCCTCAACAAAAATTATGCTTGGCCTTGGAACTATCCCACTGCCCAGATTCCTGAAGGGTTGCCATCAGGGTACAAATTTCCCAAAATTTCCATCATTACAGTGACCTTCAACCAAGGAGCATTCTTGGAAGAAACAATCCGTTCGGTATTGATGCAAGGATACCCCAATTTGGAGTACATCGTGATCGATGGAGGATCTACAGACAATACCCCAGTCATTCTCGATCGATATAGACATGAACTCACTTATTGCGTCAGCGAGCCAGATCAGGGACAGGCCAACGCGCTGAATAAAGGATTTAGTCATGCCACTGGAGATATTTTGGCATGGCTCAATAGTGATGATTACTATCTACCCGGCACCTTAATGCGGGTAGCACAAGCTTTTAAAATTTACGAGAGTGATATTGTGACTGGAGGTTGTCGCCTATACCATGATTATAATCCTGAGCTTTCTACAATTCATCACGATCAAATGCCAATCGGCCAGGTTGTTCCTTTATCGCTAGAGAAACTACTAGATATTGATAATTGTTGGTTAAAGGGATATTTCTTCTATCAGCCTGAAGTTTTTTGGACTCGCGATATTTGGGAACGCTCAGGCGCTCGTCTCAAAGAAGACCTTTTTTACAGCATGGATTATGAAATGTGGCTTCGAATGGCTCGTGCAGGAGCAAAGGTTATCCACATTCCTGATGTACTTGTGAACTATCGGGTTCACAAGGCCCAAAAAACCTATGGTGAAGTCCTTCCCTACCTCCCCGAATTGCGGGAAGTCAGCAAGCAGTTTAGTCAACATCTCTAG
- a CDS encoding glycosyltransferase — MNISSTDCRYPFIQDKLDSQQPLRILYINDLGFQYGAGIAALRQIQSFLLMGHAVKAISCTQGETEKTIPLETQNSSGRWFGLTELPHLNGYFGLRSNYIIEQLILEVSRWSPDVIIVGNLHSAMWPLDLLKTLQSLKCLVIAYMHDCYLISGRCAYTGNCTLYQTGCNETCPTWQEYPILEPKKIFDQWQLRREIFCGANAIPLATNSRWTADMANKAFHGEAQVDCLYYGVDEQLFQPINQTLARKILGIPQNKFVILGGSVNVTEYRKGGHIFKEVVQRLKGRAHFVVFGMASTQVPGVCGTGLIRDYRRMPLIYSAVDLFVGTSLEEAFGQTFCEASACAVPIVAFKRDGIPEIARHDLNARLANEATAEALIDEIEFFMGTSNACRTYGEAGRKLVEKEFSLKCQGDRWMNYLRKLSMQPAGNCEETSSRLDTQSPSPLG, encoded by the coding sequence ATGAATATTTCCTCAACAGATTGCCGCTATCCTTTCATTCAGGATAAGCTCGATAGTCAGCAACCGCTTCGTATTCTCTACATCAATGATCTAGGTTTTCAATACGGAGCTGGCATTGCCGCTCTACGGCAGATTCAGTCTTTTTTGCTTATGGGGCATGCTGTCAAAGCCATTTCTTGTACCCAAGGGGAAACGGAAAAGACTATTCCGTTAGAGACGCAAAACTCTTCGGGGCGTTGGTTTGGGTTAACAGAACTGCCCCATTTGAATGGTTACTTTGGTTTGAGGTCAAACTATATCATAGAGCAGTTGATTCTCGAAGTGAGTCGATGGAGCCCTGATGTAATTATCGTAGGCAACTTACATAGTGCCATGTGGCCCCTAGATTTACTGAAAACCTTACAATCACTAAAATGTCTAGTGATTGCTTATATGCATGACTGTTACCTGATCTCAGGACGTTGTGCCTACACTGGCAATTGCACTTTATATCAAACCGGCTGTAATGAAACCTGTCCCACGTGGCAGGAGTATCCTATCTTAGAGCCTAAGAAAATCTTTGACCAATGGCAACTACGTCGAGAAATTTTTTGTGGTGCTAACGCTATTCCTCTGGCTACAAATAGTCGGTGGACAGCCGATATGGCAAACAAAGCTTTTCATGGAGAGGCTCAGGTTGACTGTCTCTATTATGGGGTAGACGAACAACTGTTTCAGCCAATAAATCAAACCTTGGCCCGCAAGATTCTTGGTATTCCCCAAAATAAGTTTGTGATTTTAGGGGGTTCGGTTAATGTCACCGAATATCGTAAGGGAGGGCACATTTTCAAAGAAGTTGTTCAGCGACTGAAAGGCAGAGCCCACTTTGTTGTGTTTGGTATGGCATCCACACAAGTTCCTGGTGTGTGTGGCACAGGGTTAATTCGGGACTATCGCCGAATGCCTTTGATTTACAGTGCAGTAGACTTGTTCGTAGGAACCTCTTTGGAAGAAGCCTTTGGCCAAACCTTTTGTGAAGCCTCAGCCTGTGCCGTGCCCATTGTTGCTTTTAAGAGAGATGGCATTCCAGAAATAGCCCGCCATGATCTCAATGCCCGTCTGGCCAATGAGGCAACAGCTGAAGCGTTGATTGACGAGATTGAGTTTTTTATGGGAACATCAAATGCATGTCGAACCTATGGAGAGGCAGGAAGAAAGTTAGTTGAGAAAGAATTTTCCCTTAAGTGTCAAGGCGATCGATGGATGAACTACCTTAGAAAGCTATCAATGCAGCCAGCAGGGAACTGTGAAGAAACAAGTTCACGTTTGGATACCCAAAGTCCTTCCCCTCTGGGATAG
- a CDS encoding glycosyltransferase, producing the protein MAQSVAICAPLSSGSGTNYKPLEASSAGVPVVFSSLPLKGPNSTPGVHLSRSDTAQDVASALLRLMNNTALRAF; encoded by the coding sequence CTGGCACAATCAGTAGCCATATGTGCACCGCTGTCGTCGGGCAGTGGTACCAATTACAAGCCTTTAGAGGCGTCAAGTGCTGGAGTACCTGTTGTCTTCTCCAGTTTGCCTCTGAAGGGGCCAAATTCAACTCCTGGGGTTCATCTATCGAGGTCAGACACTGCTCAAGACGTAGCATCAGCTCTCTTGCGGCTTATGAATAATACGGCCTTGCGGGCTTTCTAG